The window AGGGATGAGTGGTGTGTAtagggttgagaagaaaattggTTAAAGCAGAAAAAGCTCACCAAAACAAACATAAAACTCTCAAgatatttaaaacaaaaacatcACATAGGCATCAGACCATGCTGAACTGATTTCTTAATCCTATTGGTAGAATTAAGTTGGCGATTGGttgttttaaaagaaaatattgatcAATTGAAGAGAAACTCAATGAATGGTGAAATGAAGGTCAACAACCCTCGTATCAAAAATGAGAAACTCAGATGTATGTTACAGTTATATAGACAAGAGACTCAATGACCTCCAAAGTTGCCAGTGGTTCTCCATTATTTCCTGTTTGTAAATATATGGCAGAAGAGAATGACTGAAGAGGAATTTGTCTAGGGGTCCAATTTTGTGGGGAATAAGGGTAACAAAAGGGGActtccttcattttctttttctgttgaaTCTATCAATCCATTAAGTCTTAACATCATCAAATATTATAGATTTTAATTTCTTTGCTATCAGTCATAAAATAGTTATCAATTAATTGGAGGCAGTGGAAACTTACTCCAGACCATCCGCTCCCTAGGGCAGAAAACTCTCCAGCACTAAACTTAAACTTGAAGACTACATCCCTTGCAGAAAAACAGTTTAGGTACTTGATCAACATGCTTATGGAAAGGCTGAAATTCTAGTTCTAAGTAAACGTATAAAAGGTGCCCAAAAAAGATGGCTCATATTTTGGAGTAGAAACATAACTTTTTAAATCAAACACAACCACAATTCAATCAGGTCCATGGAATTTACGTAACTTACTGACCTTTCCATACGACATTCCAGgtacttttttgaaaattgtctACATCTTTCAGATTGATAACCAGAGGATTTCAGACAAGTAACATACGCTTTCTTCTCCTGAGACATTATCAGTTCAAAATTAAGTCAGTCGGAAAATGAGTTTAAGACATCAAGCAAATGGAACATCAAGTACTTGACTCAAGCTGAATCACTTCCATTAACTACTTGCTTCAGTGAATGATAAGGCAGTAGGGAATTGATGTTTTAGTAGGAATACCAAGTCACATTCATGCATATGATCCAACGGAAAAATGCCTTTTTCTGGGGGTACTGGCCTCAATCCCCTGTTCCCACCAAATGCACCACCTGCAAAAAATGCAAGTCCTTTACCAGTGATCAAAATAGCAGGAAATAGTATAGCACATTACAAAATGTATAGGAGAGCAGGGGCTTGGCACCCCCTCACCTGGAAGTAGAACACTACTACCTCCAATAACTGCCACGTGGCAGTTTAAATGGGGATGAAATTTTAAGTACAGGTCAACCCAAGGTCCTCCACTCATATATCAAGTTTCAGCCAACCCAACTACCCATGTTTGCC is drawn from Macadamia integrifolia cultivar HAES 741 chromosome 7, SCU_Mint_v3, whole genome shotgun sequence and contains these coding sequences:
- the LOC122083743 gene encoding cytochrome c oxidase assembly protein COX19-like isoform X2, with product MSAGGAFGGNRGLRPVPPEKGIFPLDHMHECDLEKKAYVTCLKSSGYQSERCRQFSKKYLECRMERDVVFKFKFSAGEFSALGSGWSGELNGKARYV
- the LOC122083743 gene encoding cytochrome c oxidase assembly protein COX19-like isoform X3 codes for the protein MSAGGAFGGNRGLRPVPPEKGIFPLDHMHECDLEKKAYVTCLKSSGYQSERCRQFSKKYLECRMERDVVFKFKFSAGEFSALGSGWSGIQSKHKS
- the LOC122083743 gene encoding cytochrome c oxidase assembly protein COX19-like isoform X1 → MSAGGAFGGNRGLRPVPPEKGIFPLDHMHECDLEKKAYVTCLKSSGYQSERCRQFSKKYLECRMERNLMAKQDMSELGFGKEADEEASEQRNEKVVAREIALPGGQGKTVATT